The Desmodus rotundus isolate HL8 chromosome 2, HLdesRot8A.1, whole genome shotgun sequence region TCCCCACCGCCCGCGgcgggtggggcggggccgggtgGGTGGTGGTCTCAGCGCGTAGACCGAGGTGCGAATTTGGTACCCACCCACCCTCTTCTCAGTCCCCGCCTCCGGGGAATTATAATTCTCTGGGAAAGTGTCGGGTTCTCGGAGAATCCTTGGGGCGGGGTGCAGGGGCGCGCCTGGCGCAAAATGGTTAAAACAAAGTCCGCGCGCGCCCCGCGGCCCCTTTTAAGGAAAGTGTGCAGGCTGGTGGCTGGACAACCCCTTTGCTGATTTGAGTTAGTTGCCCGGAGGAAGTCTGGTTGTGGCAGGAGGGGGGTGGGATAAGGGATGCCTCAGGCTGGTGCCGGCTCCCGCCCCCAGGCCTCCGGTGGGGCGCACCTCCGGCCAGACGGGCGCAGCGCGCCGGGCCGTGGCGTTAGCGGCGGGCGGCGGGCAGCCGGAGCTAGCTCGGCCCGGAGGctcactctctctgcctcctccctccaggaTTACCGAGAGGATGGGATGGATCTAGGCAGTGACgccggcagcagcagcagcagcagccgcgcCAGTTCGCAGTCCAACTCCACCAAAGTGACCCCTTGCTCCGAGTGCAAATCGTCGTCGTCGCCGGGGGGCAGCCTGGACTTGGTGTCTGCCCTGGAGGACTATGAGGAGCCCTTCCCGGTTTACCAGAAGAAGGTGATTGATGAGTGGGCGCCGGAGGAggacggggaggaggaggaagaggaggacgaGCGCGACGAGCCAGGGTACCGGGATGACCGCTGTCCCGCCCGGGAGCCGGGGGACGTGAGCGCCAGGACCCGCAGCGGCGGCGGTAGGGGGGCCACCACCGCCATGCCGCCCCCGGTGCCAAATGGCAATCTCCACTCGCACgacccccaggacctcaggcaTAATGGCAATGTGGTGGTGgccagctggccgagcggcactCGAGGCCCCCGCCGGGCGgtgcagaagccccagcccacgGGGAGTCGGCGCGGCGCCCAGGGCCGGGTGACTGGGGGCCTCTGCCTTCAGCCCACGGACCCCGGGACCTGCATGCCGGCGGAGCCCCCGATGCCCCCAATGGACTGGGAGGCGCTGGAGAAGCATCTGGCTGGACTGCAGTTCCGGGAGCAGGAGGTGCGGAACCAGGGCCACGGGAGGACCAACTCCACCTCAGTAAGTTGGCCGGGGTGCGTGCCCACGCGCACACACACGCGTCCGCAGCCCGCGCACAGCCCGCACGCGCCCTCCTGGCGCTCCAGCCCGCCTGCGGCCCCATTCATCCACCCCCGAGGCTGGGGGCCGGGCCGGGCGGGGGAGCCTGCCTTCTGCTCCCCCGGGGTACGGTTGGTTGCTCAGTCTGCGAGCTGTCTGGCTTTGCTGGATGGGcggagtggagggaggggcagcgGGAGAGCAGCGGAAAGTCGGGTTAGTGGAACCGGCGACTCATTTTAATGGAATTACTTAGGGAGACGAAGCTGTGAGTCACTTGCCTGAAAATAAATCCGGGGAGGTTTTGGCACCGCAACCAGTGCCTGCGGGCGATATTTTAAATCGTTAATAGTTGTGGCTTTGTCGACCGTGGTGGGTCTTCCTCATTGCCACGGACGTCTCGCCCGCATGCAGGCTGTCCCCGTGCACACGCGCGCAGTCGCCCGCCCGCTCCTCCGGTCTGGCAACAGGGTTTGCTCCATCTCGCGTTGGAGCGAACGCTCTTGTGTTTGAATGGGCGGCTCGTCCATTCTGAAACCCGGCCTATCGTTGACCTGGGGCAAGGAGGCGCATTGACTTGCTGGGACGAGGGGGGCGTTCGAGCCCGCGTCGCGGGACTCGCTCCCCTTCCGCTGAATCCTCGTTGTTTTGAAAACGAGCCTCTGACCCCTCCTCACCGGAGGTCAGTACCTCCGCGCAGGAAGTCCAGGCGGGAGGGGCGCTGGCGTGGGGAACAGGGAGGCAGCCCCGGGAGGAGGGCTGGCTCGGTGATCAGAAGCTCTGACAGGTTCCGACTTGTCTCAGCAGCTTTCTGTGCCGCTTAGAAGAGAGCAGATAAATGGCTTAAAAGAAAGCATGAGTGTAGCTCCCCTCCCTATTTATCACGGTTTTGAGATAAAGCAACAGTTGTAATTTGAAATCACTGATGATGTCCCTAAATGGGGCCGAAGGGCACAGTTTAAATGAGCTGCTTTCCGCGGGTGGCAGCGGTGTGGCAGTGTGGGAAAACGCTTGCTTGCAGGTGCAATTTCTTCggctccagggccctggggctgctgcaAATTGGGTGCGGGCACTTCTGACTTCAGGGGTGAGGACGGTAACTGCGTTTCACAGAGAAATTGGCATGGTTCCACCAGAGAGAGCCCTTCGCTGACAGAGCCCGAGGATTAGTGTCCCTTGGGAACCTACCTAGTAAATTAACACACTAGTTTTAATCCCAGCTTTACCATGGCCACTAGCAGACATGGAATCTTTCTATTACCGCCAATATATCTCTTGTAGCTTGCAATGGAAAACATCCTTTTCCTGCTTAGTGCTTAAGAAAAAGACTTCATTAAGCTCCCTGGACTTAAACAATAACCTGGAGATAAGCAAGTTTTGTTTACTATTGTGTGACATTTATCTATTTCGGGACAATGTAATAACTGGGTATCCACGTGAAGTTAGGATTTGATGGTGACAATGAGCTCCGTTATTCAAAAGTTATTAAACAAAATGTTATTAAGCACCCTTGTGTATGTGCTACATTGGAGGTGTGACTCTCAGTGCTGCCGTTACACCTCTGTCCACGTGGAACTGGAATTGCGGTGAGGGGCGGTAGGAATGCAGACAGAGCCCTGTGGGCACTGAAAATGTAATGGTTTCCTGACAACTGCCCCtctgccaacacacacacacacacaccctttctcTTGTTTTCGTGAAGACTTTATGGACCTTTCCCTCTTGGGCAATCTTTGAAGCCAAAGCTGAATCCTCACCTAGGGAACAATTTGAATATTTGggttcctctccttcctcccctcactcCTCTCCCCAAACCTCCTGAAAATGTCCCTCTGGCCATTTCCTCCACAAGTCGCAGAGAGATTCGGGTCCCACTGCTTTAAAGCAAGTATGAGTACAGGAGAAGGGGGGATGGGAGGTGGCCTTGGAGGTTGTTTAATATTGGAATTTTCcgtgttttattttgtctttaacaaAAGTACTAGCCAATGTTAGTTTAGAAGAGTGCTTTTCGAAGTATGTTACCTTTGACATCACCTTAGCACTTAGGAAAAATGAAGTAGAATAGAGTTACTGTAGTCCATTGCAGGCAGTCATGGTCAGCTCGGCTCTAAAGCTTTCGTTTCCTTTTTGTGAGACACTGGGTCACAACGTGAGGTTTTTTCTCACCATGGATTGCTGTCATAACGGGTTGGAAAACCCTGATTTACATCCTGTTTACTTCTGTCTGGAATAAGAGGAGAATTTATAGCCATGAGGACAGAAATTTAGGAATCATGAAGGAACTATGGAAAAGAGAAAGCCTGTCTCGAAGGGATTGTTCAAATCAAACGATGTTTTTGCTACTCTTTAAAAAGTTGTGTGTAACTGGAATTACCACATACTGCTGGGGAAGGGGGTATACATGAGAAAGAGACGCAGGTGTTCATTCACCTGTGAAGAGAGCCACATAAGCTTGTTCCCATCCCAGGGCTTCTGCCCATTCTCCTTTGGAATCCAGTGGCTGGTTCCTTCTAGTCATTCCAGACCCTGTTCGGTTCTGGCTCTCACCTTCTCAGAGCGGCTGTCCTGACCACACTCCCGAGTGGAAGGcactccacctcctccccagccgCTCCTGGTGTACTTCCTACTGCGTATCACTACCTGGTGTTACCTTGCTCTCCTTCATTTCAGTCTCTCTAGAATCTTGACAGGGGAGTGCAGGGGTCTTACCCGTCTTTTAATTGCTGTAACCTAGTGCCCGTGACAGTGCCCGGGATATAGTGAGCTCTCAAATACAAACTGCATGAGGAATGAAGGACTTCTATGACCCACACACCACAGACCTAAACCACCCCTCTcactttacagttgaggaaactggcACTAGGAGTTGCTTAGTGATTTGTCGAAGGTCCAGAGAGAAACCTATGAAATCGGTTTTGCCCTTTCTGCTGACACCAGCctatggggtttttttcttctccttttaatgcttaaaataatttgaaataaaaggaaaggaaagagccccccccaccccccgtagTAACTTAAAGGGTTCCCTAACTAGTCCTGTCTTCCACTTCCTTAGTGTTAGGCATAGAAGTAAACTCAGACAGGGTTTGGCTGGGTTTGTTTTAACAGAATAACCTCGAGTTCTGCAGAGCAAGACCAAGACAGAATTCAGGTCTTCCCTCTCCCTATCCAggtctctcttttcctcctgggcTATGGCAGTACACTCAGAAGGACAGGCTGAGGTTTCAAAAATGTGTTGGCAATCAAGGAAGACCTAGAGGCAAATGGAAAAAACTCACAATGTTCAGGTGGGATCTGAAACCTAGGGCTGACCGTCTCTCCTTGAGGGGTTTAAGCAGCTCACCTCTCCCTCGGTGCTGGGTGCCAGTGGAGGGGGATGAGGTTGGACGCTGCCAGGAGCTGTTGGTGTCAGAGCAGAGGTACCTGAGAGGTCCTGAAGGAAACACTTTGGTGACCTCActtcctgctgtcttctcagagcTGGCTGCTTCCAGGCAAACCTGTGTCCCCTCAGGGGCCCAAACCCCTCCTTGGTGTCCCAAGCCCCCAACTTGATGACAGAGCCCGGAGGGCAGCAAGGTTACTTTGTTGCACTGACTTTTCCCAGTAGCTCCATGGAGCCTGGAGCAAATGCCTGATGCAGGTTGGGAGGAAGAGACGTTCAATTCAACAACAAGAGTTCATCCCGTAGGTACCCCTTCCAGGTGGCCAGCCCCTGGTCACACGGTATCCATGTGTTTCTCACATCCCTGCCCTGGGCTATATCACCTCAGGTGTGTCAGCGTGCATGGGCCTCACACAGTTAAGGAGTAAAGAAGGATACCGGGCGTTAGTGCTTTTGATGCCAGATTTGGGACCATGGAGGCAATGTTAAAGGAGTCCTGCTCCCATATGTTTGTATTCGTCTTAAATGCTcgtctccctgcctcctctgccgCAGGTGAACTGGCTAGGACGATCCCAAGGGAAACCAGGagttcctctcttttcttctgcttctccagAATGTACTTTGCAAAGTGTAGCAAAATGTAGTTTGTCACAGTATCACTCTTTCTGCCAACTCGAGGGGCTTCCACACTCACCCTAAGGTGGTGGTGATGCCCACTGCTTCAATGTACTCCTTTTCTTACATGGAGTATGATTTCACCTCTTTATCTCAGTAGTGTTTCCATGCACTTTTCTCTCCTTCAGCATCCGTGGTCCTCCGTGTTTAGCCTGTCCTATCTCTGGAAACGCActcccattttttccccacttctctctccttttgattctttttttttaatagctctgTTGAGGTAGAATTGACATGTAATCAACTGCCGATGTTTGAAGTGTACAATCTGATGAGTTTTGACATATGTGCACACCTGCGAAACCATCACtaaaatcaagataatgaacatatctCTCAACCCCCAAAAGTATCCTGGTGCCCCTGCGTGAATTTCCTGGTCCCGTCTCTCGGCAACCACTGGCCTTATTTCTATCACTGTGGGTTAGTTGGCATTTTCTAACATGAgagtaaatggaattatataatatatactctGTTTTTGTTGGGCTTTCGCtcagtgtattattattttgcaaTTCACTTATGTTACtgtgtatgtttatttatatttttaacttaagtactttttaaattttttcctttttattgaatttattggggtggcgcTGGTTCAggaaattacacaggtttcatgTGCAGAGTTCTTCAACACggcatctgtacactgcattgtgtgttcaccagcccaagtcaagtctccgtccatcaccacTTTATCCCGctacaccctcctccacctcccctccccccacccccggcccgcagcaatcaccacactgttgtctattgttgtctgtgtctatgagttttttctcttttatttttcttttttgctcaatccctccctccttccccccagtaGCAGATGTGCTACTGTGCATGTTTATAGCTTACTACTTTCTGTTGCTAGGAGTGTTCCATTTTATGGATGTACCCTGTGCCCCTGTCgacggacatttgggttgtttctaggtTTTTCTATTACAAATGAAGTCTCTGTAGAGAcagtttcttttgtttctcttgggtaaatacccgGGAACAGAGTGGTTGGATCATACGGTATGTGTGTATTTAACTGTTTAAGAAGTTGCCTGTTTTCCAAAGAagttgcatcattttacattgtCCTCTTCATGATTCTTAATACAGTCACTGTAACCTTGGCTTTCTCTGCCACTGGTTGCTCTAGTCTGTGTCCTTGGGCCTTGCAGGACATCTCTCTTCAGGTGACTGAGGTGACCGCTGCCCTCTCTCTTAAAACAATGGGAAGGCACTTGGATCACCCCTGATGTTCAACCAAGGTCATACCTCCCACTGTTCAAAAAGGAAAGGGTTCGGTTTTAAATTATTGAAGAGTTCTAATTGTAGACCCAACGTGTTTTAAttccagttttattattttttagtaccTGTGACAGGTGCATTTTCTCTTGTTCAATGAGAagataagaaaatgtttaattgaCATGTTAATTGAAAGCAAATTCTCCTGAAGTTATTTCCAAagtacttgaaaataatttgcctttttatttgtttgtacttTTAACTAGCAGAAAACTTTAAATTACCTACATTTCTTCCTAGAATGGTACTAATCTCACgttattttcagtgtattattctGCAAGAATTCCAGCCCGGTTTCTCCTCCATCAATGGCACTGCTAAAGAAGCTTGAATGGCTGAGTAGTTTGTTTCCTTAGTGATTTGGGCTATACTTAAATTACATGAATGCCCATTTTTATAGGCTGAGTTAAGAGGTCTTTATTACTGCTACAAAATGTAGTAAAGTTTACAACTTTAATAAGTGATGTGATTCGGCGGCCTGGGACGCAGCCGTGGAAACGTTCTGTGTGGCGTGCAGTTACCACTAACCCCTATTGGTAGAGAGCACGACAGGGCGCTGGTGAAatcattttgtgtttttaccATGACCAGAAATTACCAGGGCTAAATGTACTCTGTGCTTTGACCTTTTCCCTTGAAAAGCTTAGTGCCACCTTTGCCTGCTTTTCAAATTTATGTTGGTTTTGTTTAAGAGCTGTGAAGGCTGCTTTATCCATTCAGGGAAATATGACTGGGTTTTAAGAAATAGGTTGCAGGCAAACCCCCAGTTCCAGGGCTGGGTGTAGGTATGTGGCCACCAGGTGATTCCGCCTATTGTGGAACAGACTTTTGAAATGTTGCGGTTGGAGTACGTGAAATCTTCGCCTACCAGTTGGTTTGCACACAGTGGTCCCTGCCTCCTGAGGCAAACCGTTCAGCGCGCACATCGGAAAAACACACGTAGGCGTTCTTTGAGCATCCCCCACCCGCATCCtgcactctcctccctcctctggttCTGCCTGCGTTTCTGCCTGTGGGTCCTTCGCCTGGCACTCGTTTTCCACTCTTGGGGAAGCCCCAGCATGAGCCCTCGGCTAAGtcgcaggcccaggcccaggcactGCCGCTCCTGCCCACCACGCCACCTGGCACCTGCTCGTCCAGGGCCCGCTCTGATTCAGAGTCCCACCTCCTTGAGGAAGCTGTTCCTGATCCCCCCTCTTCTGAACTTCTGTTCCACTCGGTGCCTCTTCCTCGTACTTAAGTTTTCAAAGGCTTTCTGATTTTGAGTGTGTTCATGTTCATTGTCACATTTGCTCCTCACAACACCTAAAATTGGACAAGGCagttactattcccattttagagacgaggaaactgaggccctgtgAAGTTCAGGGATTTGCCTAAAGTCTCATGCCAGACAAAATTCAGGCCACACCTGTCAATTTCTGGCCCTGGTTCCAGGCTCTTTCAGTGACGTTGTCATGTATTCTAGGTCATCTTTTTGTGGGTATGTCTCTTACCTACCCTTCCCTCCATCAAAAACATACGAAATGCAGGCTCAGGCATTTCCTGAGGAATGGCCACTTGATGAATGCTTGTTATCTGGTTGGTTAATGTATTTGGTAATACCcttaagtttttagttttttagttgagggtttttttaccctttagttttaaattttactcaaaACTGCTACACTCTGAAATTTCTTATTAGTGCTAATAATAGTAATTCCAAGTCCTTTCTTAAAAGCTTATGTAAGCTCTGTAAcattacatttgcattttaaaatagcaattgtTTTTACTCCTGGACCTTTGCCCTGAAGACAtgaatggttttgttttcttacatcTGAAATTCAGTCCTATGTATTTTAACCAATAGGGCTTTGCAGATGCTTTTCTTTAGCTGCTTTGTGCTCCTTGAGCCATTAGGACAGATGATGCTTTATACTGTCAGTGTCTACGAGATTATTTTGCACAAAACTTCTGTAGAAATTCAAATGTCAGCTATGAAATTGAGCATTTTTAGTAGAAAAGTAACAggattttaaagacagaaaggaTCTGAGAGGTCATCTCATCAAACCCAAACCCTCACCACCGTTTTCAAAGGAGGGAACATGTCCATGGAGATTAAACTTCTTCACCCAGTCCCCTCGGCCCAGGCCTGACGCAGCGAGGCACCCAACTCACTGCTCCCACTTTGGGTAAATTCTTCCCCTCTTCAGCCAAGGCcacttttttcttaaacaaatatttttgcaatTTAATTTGAAGGACAGGTCTAGTCTCATTATTTAAGATCTTCAAAAGTAGAAGTGGGTTCTAATTTTTATCACTTGGTAGAAAAGTTCTCAATgtcttgtttcttgttttctttttttacaccCTTGTTGTCAACAATGATAAAATTGGTTTCTTCCGTTCAGACTTGAGCTCTTCCGTGGGTGTATTTCTAGCAACAGAACAGGGGTCTCCCTAGGTTGACAGACTTCGTTTTCTGTCATTGCTCCTTCCTACCTGTGAACAACTGTCCCTGGCCGCCCACCCTCCTTTGCTGCACTGGACAGCGCACAGTCCTCTCCTGGGGACGGGGCCAGGGCTTGCCTGGCACTTAAGAACTTTGCTGAGTTCTAGGAGGCAGAGAAGGTGGCAGCGAAGCTTTGGGTACCTTTCCACTCATCACTTCTGTTTACGGAGTCCATCCACTGACTGTtggggccatgaggaggtgctAGATTCAGGAAGACGGAGGAGAGGAGATCTCTGTTGTTCACCTCACAAGTGGAAACAGATTTGGTTCCTTCTAGACAGAGTttttagtgaatattttattgtaagCCCCAAAGGCGAGGGCGGTGGGGTGGCAATAACAAAATCAAGAAGACTAGAAAGGTACTTGTGGAGTGCAGAAACAGCCCATTAAAGAATCCCCATTAGGACACCTGGCTTTGTTAGAATATGAGTGAGAACAAGGAAGAtgggcagaggaaaggggggagatcTTCTCCCTGTACGACCCCCAGGCGCTGTTTCTGAGCTTGCCGGTTGGATGTGTGCAGCTGAACCACCACCGGTTCTCTGAAATTATCTCTCTCCTTCACTGACCAGGTCTCAGCAGATCTGTAAGAGCCCTCGTTTTCTCAGATGTTCTCGGTTTGCTTCCTTTGATTTTTGGCTACTTTtgtgaataattttattatattccttatatatttgttaaataattatgTCAAGCATGTTCTATGACCCATCTTCatcacttgtctttctctgttttcagtttcttgttgtACCATTTTAGGTTAttcccctttgttcctcctctCATGGTATTTTCCGCACAGAGTGTGTGTAACTCAAAAGGTGCTGATTTAGGCTGGGAAATGGCCAGGTGATGGGAATGAAGTCCATCAGAGTTTGCTCAGCCACAGCTGATGGTTTTTCAAAAGaactcatgaaatattttttagttaCTTCTAACTGACATGAGGTTTTATTGAAGTAAAGCTTACTAGATGCTAAAGGAGTGATCAGTGTTCTTCAGTCTGGTTTGTAGATCTGATTTCCTAATAACTGTCACTGGTATCTGTGTACTTTACGGACACCCTTACTTCTCCACCCAGATAGTTTATATTTATCTGTAGTTGAATGACCATTTTTTGGTTTATCCATCATCAGCAACATCGTgttcttctttttccccttccattTCTTACTCTCTCCTTAGTATTTATGGTTCATGAAAGTGATTGTGAATCTGTCTTCCTGGGAATATTAACATagtataccaaaaaaaaaagaaaaagcttcaatTTTTATGGGTTACAAGAAGCAATGCATTAGTCAGCAGATGATTTCTACAAATTCATCAGTTCCAGAGGGTTTTATTGCCCATGTCCTAATAGAGATGATTGATCCTTTAAAACTCTTCCTTGTAAACATAAATGTCTTAGTTATTCATGGAgttgagttttggggttttttttttttttacaaagtattACTAAAAGCTTCTAACAACAAAGTGTGTAGGTTGGCCTTTTTCAAGTGATGCTCTGTTTGCATCATGGATGGGCTTGTTTTCGGGATGCTT contains the following coding sequences:
- the SCHIP1 gene encoding schwannomin-interacting protein 1 isoform X1, which translates into the protein MPQAGAGSRPQASGGAHLRPDGRSAPGRGVSGGRRAAGASSARRLTLSASSLQDYREDGMDLGSDAGSSSSSSRASSQSNSTKVTPCSECKSSSSPGGSLDLVSALEDYEEPFPVYQKKVIDEWAPEEDGEEEEEEDERDEPGYRDDRCPAREPGDVSARTRSGGGRGATTAMPPPVPNGNLHSHDPQDLRHNGNVVVASWPSGTRGPRRAVQKPQPTGSRRGAQGRVTGGLCLQPTDPGTCMPAEPPMPPMDWEALEKHLAGLQFREQEVRNQGHGRTNSTSAQKNERESIRQKLALGSFFDDGPGIYTSCSKSGKPSLSSRLQSGMNLQICFVNDSGSDKDSDADDSKTETSLDTPLSPMSKQSSSYSDRDTTEEESESLDDMDFLTRQKKLQAEAKMALAMAKPMAKMQVEVEKQNRKKSPVADLLPHMPHISECLMKRSLKPADLRDMTVGQLQVIVNDLHSQIESLNEELVQLLLIRDELHTEQDAMLVDIEDLTRHAESQQKHMAEKMPAK